One Cyprinus carpio isolate SPL01 chromosome B25, ASM1834038v1, whole genome shotgun sequence genomic region harbors:
- the LOC109050653 gene encoding CCR4-NOT transcription complex subunit 1-like isoform X1, whose translation MNLDSLSLALSQISYLVDNLTKKNYRASQQEIQHIVNRHGPEADRHLLRCLFSHVDFSGDGKSSGKDFHQTQFLIQECVSLITKPNFISTLCYAIDNPLHYQKSLKPSPHLFTQLSKVLKLSKVQEVIFGLALLNSSNADLRGFAAQFVKQKLPDLLRSYVDADLGGNQEGGFQDIAIEVLHLLLSHLLFGQKGSSGVGQEQIGAFLKTLCRDFPQERCPVVLAPLLYPDKRDILMDRILPDSGELNKTMMESSLADFMQEVGYGFCASLEECRNIILQYGVREVTASQVARVLGMMARTHSGLSDGIGLQSISNPVGGGIWSDGKDKSDSSQAHTWNVEVLIDVVKEVNPNLNFKEVTYELDHPGFLIRDSKGLQIVVCGIQRGLGMEVFPVDLIYRPWKHAEGQLSFIQHSLMSPDVFCFADYPCHAVAIDILKAPPEDDNREIATWKSLDLVESLLRLSEVGHYEQVKQLFSFPIKHCPDMLVLALLQISTSWHTLRHELISTLMPIFLGNHPNSAIILHYAWHGQGQSPSIRQLIMHSMAEWYMRGEQYDQAKLSRILDVAQDLKSLSMLLNGTPFAFVIDLAALASRREYLKLDKWLTDKIREHGEPFIQACVTFLKRRCPSILGGLAPEKDQPKSAQLPPETLATMLACLQSCAGSVSQELSETILTMVANCSNVMNKARQPPPGVLPKGRAPSTSSLDAISPVQMDPLTAMGSLSLGVSSTSHTPSMQGFPSLQGSAFSNPQSPAKAFSNLPNPSPSTAFPGIPLSSPLQGPLSTSLTGIGSGLGMPAVSSDPFGTRKMSTPGLNPPTFQQTDLSQVWPEANQHFSKEIDDEANSYFQRIYNHPPHPTMSVDEVLEMLQRFKDSSIKREREVFNCMLRNLFEEYRFFPQYPDKELHITACLFGGIIEKGLVTYMALGLALRYVLEALRKPFGSKMYYFGIAALDRFKNRLKDYPQYCQHLASIAHFLQFPHHLQEYIEYGQQSRDPPVKMQGSITTPGSLALAQAQAQSQTPKVPQPGQASTLVTTATTTTTAAKTTTITRPTAVGPKKDVPPSINTTNIDTLLVATDQTERIVEPPENVQEKIAFIFNNLSQSNMSQKVEELKETVKEEFMPWVSQYLVMKRVSIEPNFHSLYSNFLDTLKNPEFVKMVLNETYRNIKVLLTSDKAAANFSDRSLLKNLGHWLGMITLAKNKPILYTDLELKSLLLEAYVKGQQELLYVVPFVAKVLESSLRSVIFRPQNPWTMGIMNVLAELHQEHDLKLNLKFEIEVLCKNLSLDISELKPGNLLRDKEKLKNLEEQLSAPKKETKPPEEMLPIVTTGVDSVPFTAAPSTPATTTTCTATGPPTPQFSYHDINVYALAGLAPHINININIPLLQAHPQLKQCVRPAIERAVQELVHPVVDRSIKIAMTTCEQIVRKDFALDSEESHMRVAAHHMMRNLTAGMAMITCREPLLMSIATNLKNSFAAALRAPTPQQREMMEEAAARVAQDNCELACCFIQKTAVEKAGPEMDKRLATEFELRKHARQEGRRYCDPMVLTYQAERMPEQIRLKVGGVDPKQLAVYEEFARNVPGFLPSNDLSQPTGFLAQPMKQQAWPTDDVAHIYDKCISDLEQHLHAIPPALAMNPQTQAIRSLLEAVVMARNSRDGIAALGLLQKAVEGLLDATSGADTDLLLSYRECHLLVLKALQDGRAYGPQWCNKQITRCLIECRDEYKYNVEAVELLIRNHLVNMQQYDLHLAQSMENGLNYMAVAFAMQLVKLLLVDERSVSHITEADLFHTIETLMRTNAHSRANAPEGLPQLMDVVRSNYEAMIDRHHGGPNFMMHSGISQASEYDDPPGLREKAEYLLREWVNLYHSAAAGRDSTKAFSAFVGQMHQQGILKTDDLITRFFRLCTEMCVEISYRAQAEQQHPTTSPAIIRAKCYHNLDAFVRLIALLVKHSGEATNTVTKINLLNKVLGIVVGVLIQDHDVRQTEFQQLPYHRIFIMLLLELNAPEHVLETINFQTLTAFW comes from the exons ATGAATCTTGACTCGCTCTCGCTGGCTTTGTCTCAAATCAGCTACCTGGTGGACAATTTAACTAAGAAAAACTACAGAGCCAGCCAGCAGGAAATACAACAT ATTGTGAATCGTCACGGCCCTGAGGCAGACCGGCATTTATTACGCTGTCTCTTTTCCCATGTGGATTTCAGTGGCGATGGTAAAAGCAGTGGCAAAGATTTTCACCAG ACACAATTTCTGATCCAGGAGTGTGTGTCTCTTATTACGAAACCAAATTTTATTTCAACGCTTTGCTACGCCATTGACAATCCCCTGCACTATCAAAAG AGTTTGAAACCATCACCTCATTTATTTACTCAGCTGAGTAAAGTTCTCAAGCTAAGCAAGGTTCAGGAG GTGATTTTTGGCCTTGCTCTTCTGAACTCCAGTAACGCAGACCTCCGAGGGTTTG CTGCTCAATTTGTGAAGCAGAAGCTCCCTGACCTCCTCCGCTCGTACGTGGACGCGGACCTCGGAGGGAATCAGGAAGGTGGCTTCCAGGACATTGCCATAGAGGTTCTGCATCTGCTCCTCTCCCATCTTCTGTTCGGTCAGAAGGGCTCGAGCGGAGTCGGACAAGAGCAGATTGGCGCGTTCCTCAAAACACTGTGCAGAG atTTCCCGCAGGAGCGCTGTCCTGTGGTGCTCGCACCACTGCTGTACCCTGACAAACGGGACATTCTCATGGACAGGATCCTGCCAGACTCTGGAGAATTAAACAAGACCATGATGGAGAGTTCACTTGCTGACTTCATGCAAGAAGTTGGCTATGGCTTTTGTGCAAG TCTTGAAGAGTGCAGGAACATAATCCTGCAGTATGGGGTGCGAGAGGTGACAGCCAGTCAGGTGGCCAGAGTGCTGGGGATGATGGCCCGCACTCACTCTGGGCTGTCTGATGGCATTGGCCTGCAG tCCATCTCAAATCCAGTGGGTGGTGGGATCTGGAGTGATGGGAAGGACAAGAGTGACAGCTCTCAGGCCCACACCTGGAATGTTGAAGTTCTAATTGATGTGGTCAAAGAAGTG AACCCCAATCTGAATTTCAAAGAGGTGACCTATGAGCTGGATCACCCAGGCTTCCTGATCCGGGACAGTAAGGGGCTTCAGATAGTGGTCTGTGGGATCCAGAGGGGTCTGGGAATGGAGGTGTTCCCAGTGGATCTCATCTACAGACCATGGAAGCATGCAGAAGGACAG CTGTCATTCATTCAACACTCGCTGATGAGTCCTGACGTCTTTTGCTTTGCTGACTACCCCTGTCATGCTGTTGCCATTGACATCCTGAAGGCCCCACCTGAGGATGACAACAGAGAAATAGCCACATG GAAGAGCTTGGACCTAGTGGAGAGTCTCTTGCGCCTCTCTGAAGTCGGGCATTATGAACAGGTGAAGCAGCTCTTCAGCTTTCCCATCAAGCACTGCCCGGACATGCTAGTGCTGGCGCTGCTACAGATCAGCACCTCCTGGCACACCCTGCGTCATGAGCTCATCTCCACCCTCATGCCCATCTTCCTGGGCAACCACCCTAACTCTGCCATCATCTTGCACTATGCCTGGCATGGACAG GGCCAGTCCCCCTCCATCCGCCAGCTGATCATGCACTCTATGGCTGAGTGGTACATGAGAGGAGAGCAGTACGACCAGGCCAAGCTATCCCGCATCCTGGATGTGGCTCAGGACTTGAAG tCTCTATCGATGCTGCTGAATGGTACTCCGTTTGCCTTTGTTATTGACCTTGCTGCACTTGCCTCTCGCCGTGAATACCTCAAACTTGACAAATGGCTCACTGACAAAATTCGAGAGCACGGG GAGCCGTTCATCCAGGCGTGTGTCACATTCCTGAAGAGACGTTGTCCCTCTATCTTGGGTGGTTTGGCCCCAGAGAAAGACCAGCCGAAAAGTGCTCAACTTCCTCCTGAAACACTGGCCACCATGCTTGCATGTCTGCAGTCTTGTGCTGG GAGTGTATCTCAAGAGCTGTCAGAGACAATCTTGACCATGGTGGCCAACTGTAGCAATGTGATGAACAAGGCCCGGCAGCCGCCACCAGGAGTCTTGCCAAAGGGACGAGCTCCCAGCACCAGCAGCTTAGATGCTATTTCACCTGTGCAG atggacCCTCTCACTGCGATGGGCTCATTGAGTCTAGGTGTCTCGTCCACCTCTCACACCCCGAGCATGCAGGGATTCCCCAGCCTGCAGGGCTCTGCCTTCAGTAACCCCCAGTCCCCAGCCAAAGCCTTCTCAAACCTGCCCAACCCAAGCCCCAGCACAGCTTTCCCAGGAATCCCCCTCTCTTCTCCGCTCCAAG GTCCTCTGAGCACAAGCTTGACTGGGATTGGCTCAGGTTTGGGCATGCCTGCTGTCAGCAGTGACCCCTTCGGCACCAGGAAGATGAGCACACCGGGTCTGAACCCACCCACCTTCCAGCAGA CTGACCTCTCTCAGGTGTGGCCCGAGGCAAACCAGCACTTTAGTAAGGAGATAGACGATGAGGCAAACAGCTACTTCCAGCGCATCTACAACCATCCGCCGCACCCCACAATGTCCGTGGATGAG GTACTGGAAATGCTGCAGAGATTTAAGGACTCAAGCATCAAGCGGGAACGGGAGGTTTTTAACTGCATGCTGAGGAATCTGTTTGAGGAGTACCGATTCTTCCCTCAGTATCCGGACAAAGAGCTACACATCACCGCTTGCCTCTTTGGGGGGATCATTGAGAAAGGCCTGGTCACGTACATGGCGCTGGGCTTGGCCTTACGATATGTCCTGGAAGCCTTACGCAAACCTTTCGGATCAAAGATGTATTATTTTGGGATTGCTGCACTAGATAGATTTAAAAATAG ACTGAAGGACTATCCCCAGTATTGTCAGCACTTGGCGTCAATAGCCCATTTCCTGCAGTTTCCGCACCATTTACAAGAG TATATAGAGTATGGCCAGCAGTCCAGAGACCCTCCTGTGAAGATGCAAGGCTCCATTACCACCCCAGGTAGCCTGGCTTTAGCCCAAGCTCAAGCTCAGTCTCAAACCCCCAAAGTCCCTCAACCTGGCCAGGCCAGCACCTTAGTGACCACAGCCACCACAACAACCACTGCTGCCAAAACCACCACCATCACGAGACCTACAGCTGTTGGACCGAAGAAGGACGTGCCA CCTTCAATCAACACCACAAACATTGACACCTTGTTGGTGGCCACAGACCAAACTGAAAGGATCGTTGAGCCCCCAGAGAATGTTCAAGAGAAGATTGCATTCATCTTCAACAACTTGTCCCAATCAAACATGTCCCAAAAGGTGGAAGAGCTGAAAGAGACTGTGAAAGAAGAATTCATGCCCTGGGTCTCTCAGTACCTGGTTATGAAGCGTGTCAGCATTGAGCCCAACTTCCACAGCCTGTATTCTAACTTCCTGGACACACTGAAAAACCCAGAGTTTGTCAAGATGGTTCTCAATGAAACTTACAGAAACATCAAG gtcCTCCTTACCTCTGATAAGGCAGCTGCTAACTTCTCAGATCGATCCCTGCTGAAGAATTTGGGTCACTGGCTTGGAATGATCACCCTAGCTAAAAACAAACCCATCCTGTACACa GACCTGGAGCTGAAATCTCTCTTGCTGGAGGCTTATGTGAAAGGCCAACAGGAGTTACTGTATGTTGTCCCCTTTGTGGCCAAAGTCTTGGAATCAAGTCTACGGAGTGTG ATCTTCAGACCGCAGAACCCTTGGACCATGGGCATCATGAATGTACTGGCGGAGCTCCACCAGGAACATGACTTAAAG CTTAACCTCAAGTTTGAGATTGAGGTGCTCTGCAAGAATCTGTCTTTGGACATCAGTGAGCTAAAACCAGGAAACCTACTGAGAGACAAAGAGAAGCTGAAGAACTTGGAGGAGCAGCTCTCTGCACCAAAGAAAGAGACCAAGCCTCCTGAAGAGATGCTGCCTATAGTTACAACAG GAGTAGATTCTGTTCCATTTACAGCTGCTCCGTCAACTCCGGCCACCACCACGACCTGTACGGCCACTGGACCACCCACACCACAGTTCAGCTACCATGACATCAATGTGTATGCCTTGGCTGGCCTGGCCCCGCACATCAACATCAATATTAAC ATCCCATTACTACAGGCCCATCCTCAGCTGAAGCAGTGTGTGAGACCAGCAATTGAGCGTGCTGTACAGGAACTGGTTCACCCAGTGGTGGACCGATCCATTAAGATCGCCATGACCACCTGTGAGCAGATCGTCAGGAAGGACTTCGCACTAGACTCTGAGGAGTCTCACATGCGTGTGGCCGCCCACCACATGATGCGTAACCTGACTGCCGGCATGGCCATGATCACCTGCAGGGAGCCTCTGCTCATGAGCATCGCCACCAACCTGAAGAACAGCTTTGCTGCAGCTCTTAGG GCTCCCACACCCCAGCAGAGAGAGATGATGGAAGAGGCGGCTGCTCGCGTCGCACAGGACAACTGTGAGCTTGCTTGTTGCTTTATCCAGAAGACAGCAGTGGAGAAAGCTGGACCAGAGATGGACAAGAGGCTGGCAACT GAGTTCGAGCTGAGGAAGCATGCTCGCCAAGAAGGCCGTCGCTACTGTGACCCTATGGTGCTCACCTATCAGGCTGAGCGCATGCCAGAGCAGATCAGACTGAAG GTCGGTGGAGTGGATCCTAAACAGCTTGCTGTTTATGAGGAGTTTGCCCGTAATGTCCCAGGCTTCCTACCCAGTAATGACCTGTCTCAGCCAACTGGTTTCCTTGCCCAGCCAATGAAG CAACAGGCATGGCCCACAGATGATGTTGCTCACATCTATGATAAGTGCATTTCGGACCTGGAGCAGCACCTGCATGCAATTCCACCTGCCCTGGCCATGAACCCACAGACCCAGGCCATTCGCAGCCTTCTGGAGGCTGTTGTCATGGCTAGAAACTCCCGTGATGGCATAGCTGCCCTGGGCCTTTTGCAGAAG GCTGTGGAGGGTCTGCTGGATGCCACCAGTGGCGCTGATACTGATCTTTTGCTGAGCTACAGGgagtgccacctactggtgctGAAAGCCCTACAGGACGGTCGTGCCTACGGTCCGCAATGGTGCAACAAACAAATCACCAG ATGCCTGATTGAGTGCAGAGATGAATACAAGTACAACGTTGAGGCCGTAGAGCTCCTCATTAGAAACCACCTGGTCAACATGCAGCAGTATGACTTACACCTGGCTCAG tccaTGGAGAACGGGCTCAACTACATGGCCGTGGCATTTGCCATGCAGCTGGTGAAGCTCCTACTGGTTGACGAACGTAGCGTGAGTCACATCACTGAAGCGGATCTCTTTCACACCATTGAGACGCTGATGAGGACCAACGCCCACTCCAGAGCCAATGCTCCTGAAGG TTTGCCCCAGCTGATGGATGTTGTCCGCTCCAACTATGAGGCCATGATCGATCGTCACCATGGTGGGCCAAACTTCATGATGCACTCTGGGATTTCTCAAGCCTCTGAGTATGATGACCCACCAGGCCTTAGAGAGAAAGCAGAGTACCTGCTGAGAGAATGGGTCAACCTTTACCACTCAGCAGCTGCAGGAAGAGACAGCACCAAGGCCTTCTCTGCATTTGTTGGCCAG ATGCACCAGCAGGGCATCCTGAAAACCGATGACCTGATCACTCGCTTCTTCCGGCTGTGCACAGAAATGTGCGTGGAGATCAGTTACCGTGCTCAAGCCGAACAGCAGCACCCAACCACCAGCCCTGCCATCATCAGAGCCAAGTGCTACCATAACCTTGATGCTTTTGTTCGGCTCATTGCACTTCTTGTCAAACACTCCGGAGAGGCCACCAACACAGTCACCAAAATCAACCTGCTCAACAAG GTTCTAGGCATTGTGGTGGGTGTATTGATCCAGGATCACGATGTGAGGCAGACAGAGTTCCAGCAGCTTCCGTACCACAGAATCTTCATCATGCTCCTGCTGGAGCTTAACGCACCAGAGCATGTGCTGGAGACCATCAACTTCCAGACCCTCACTGCCTTCTGGTAA